From Halapricum desulfuricans, a single genomic window includes:
- a CDS encoding FeoA family protein has translation MTEVLADTAPGESVSLERVPDDDVRARLLRLGFLDGAVECRHRLRKGPIVLRRNGTEMALGADLAAEIEISHARADR, from the coding sequence ATGACTGAGGTGCTGGCCGACACGGCCCCGGGCGAGTCCGTCTCCCTAGAGCGCGTCCCGGACGACGACGTCCGGGCGCGCCTGCTCAGGCTCGGCTTTCTGGACGGCGCTGTGGAGTGTCGCCACAGGCTCCGGAAGGGACCGATCGTTCTCAGGCGCAACGGCACGGAGATGGCTCTCGGGGCCGATCTGGCCGCCGAGATCGAGATCTCGCATGCGAGGGCCGATAGATGA
- a CDS encoding GIY-YIG nuclease family protein, with protein sequence MVTSGTYTLLIELPEAATITFGAAGERELAAGIYAYTGSAFGPGGFSRIDRHRRVASGENDARHWHIDYLLGHSGTRIVEVVRSADADAECAVSQRLPGEPVEGIGASDCDCNSHLVYGGRDEAFPDEVRRAHASARND encoded by the coding sequence ATTGTGACGAGTGGCACCTACACGCTGTTGATCGAGCTGCCCGAGGCGGCGACGATCACGTTCGGGGCGGCCGGCGAGCGCGAACTGGCGGCCGGGATCTACGCCTACACCGGCAGCGCGTTCGGCCCGGGTGGGTTCTCCCGGATCGATCGCCACCGGCGAGTGGCGAGTGGCGAAAACGACGCCCGCCACTGGCATATCGATTACCTGCTCGGTCATTCGGGGACACGCATCGTCGAAGTCGTCCGCTCGGCCGACGCCGACGCCGAGTGTGCGGTCAGCCAGCGTCTACCCGGTGAGCCGGTCGAGGGGATCGGCGCGTCGGACTGCGACTGTAACAGCCATCTGGTGTACGGCGGGCGAGACGAGGCGTTTCCGGACGAAGTTCGGCGGGCGCACGCGAGTGCGCGAAACGACTGA
- a CDS encoding homing endonuclease associated repeat-containing protein yields MTTESECVDALREAAEELGESPTKAQYEELGLIPASGTIQRVMGGWNNAKEAAGLETYASHGSRVQSKPDDVDLPDGLVWEQLTRYQRWHYKNREWNTGRTLRRRQRLRARIHKRKDDSGGCTKCPESDPACLDFHHLSSADKEMAVNKMVPYGYSKSDIEAEMEKCEILCANCHAKEHVSAPEARVMAEGAQTRVERLRQWAYEYKRTRGCQRCSETDPVCLQFHHVSEKHAGVSEMITNGEPESDIRAEVEKCVVLCANCHRKEHYERPVVTPEESDNI; encoded by the coding sequence GTGACGACCGAGTCCGAGTGCGTCGACGCGTTGCGAGAGGCTGCCGAGGAGCTGGGCGAGTCACCGACGAAAGCCCAGTACGAGGAGTTGGGGTTGATCCCCGCTTCGGGAACGATCCAGCGCGTGATGGGTGGCTGGAACAACGCCAAAGAAGCGGCGGGGCTGGAGACGTACGCTTCGCACGGTTCTCGTGTACAGTCTAAACCGGACGATGTCGACTTACCGGACGGACTCGTCTGGGAACAACTCACACGGTATCAACGCTGGCACTACAAGAACCGCGAGTGGAACACCGGGCGAACGCTGCGACGCCGTCAGCGGCTTCGCGCCCGGATCCACAAGCGAAAGGACGACAGCGGCGGGTGTACCAAGTGTCCGGAGTCCGACCCGGCCTGTCTTGATTTCCATCACCTATCAAGTGCGGACAAGGAGATGGCCGTCAACAAGATGGTCCCGTACGGATACTCGAAATCCGATATCGAGGCCGAAATGGAAAAATGTGAGATTCTGTGTGCAAATTGCCACGCGAAAGAACACGTTTCAGCGCCAGAGGCGCGCGTGATGGCGGAAGGGGCTCAGACTAGAGTGGAACGGCTCCGGCAGTGGGCTTACGAGTACAAGCGCACGCGTGGCTGTCAGCGTTGCTCGGAGACCGATCCAGTGTGTTTGCAGTTTCATCACGTCTCGGAGAAACACGCGGGTGTCAGCGAGATGATCACCAATGGCGAACCCGAGTCGGACATACGCGCAGAAGTCGAGAAGTGTGTCGTTCTCTGCGCGAACTGCCACCGGAAAGAACACTACGAGCGCCCCGTAGTTACCCCAGAAGAAAGCGACAACATTTAG
- a CDS encoding low molecular weight phosphatase family protein: protein MTGPHTVQVAFVCVQNAGRSQMAYAFAERELETRELDDRVSIVTGGTRPAEHVHEEVIEAMSERGVDLSDRQPREITFEETSDSDYVITMGCSAEDVCPATWSGDSRDWDLDDPDGRPPAEVAAIREEIERRVTALFDELEDRVLED from the coding sequence ATGACAGGACCACACACAGTGCAGGTCGCGTTCGTCTGCGTCCAGAACGCCGGGCGCTCACAGATGGCCTACGCGTTCGCCGAGCGGGAGCTCGAAACACGCGAACTCGACGACAGAGTATCGATCGTCACGGGCGGGACCCGCCCGGCCGAGCACGTCCACGAGGAAGTGATCGAGGCGATGAGCGAGCGCGGCGTCGATCTCTCCGATCGCCAGCCCCGAGAGATCACTTTCGAAGAAACCAGCGATAGCGACTACGTCATCACGATGGGCTGTTCGGCAGAGGACGTCTGCCCGGCGACCTGGAGCGGTGACAGCCGCGACTGGGACCTGGACGACCCGGACGGTCGACCGCCAGCCGAAGTCGCCGCTATCCGCGAGGAGATCGAACGGCGTGTCACAGCGCTGTTCGACGAACTCGAAGACAGGGTGCTTGAGGACTAG
- a CDS encoding iron-sulfur cluster assembly protein: MVEHEAVVEALRGVHDPEIPVNVYDLGLVYEIEINDATVDVEMTLTSPTCPIAGQMVTQAENAVEAVDDVEQATVELVWDPPWSPGMATDEGKMKLQSIGVSVPDSSGDSDGDDGSQSAEQSPF; the protein is encoded by the coding sequence ATGGTCGAACACGAGGCAGTCGTCGAGGCGCTTCGAGGCGTCCACGATCCGGAAATCCCGGTCAACGTCTACGATCTCGGCCTCGTCTACGAGATCGAGATCAACGACGCCACTGTCGATGTCGAGATGACGCTGACGAGTCCGACCTGCCCGATCGCCGGCCAGATGGTCACACAGGCCGAAAACGCCGTCGAGGCGGTCGATGACGTCGAGCAAGCGACCGTCGAACTCGTCTGGGACCCGCCGTGGTCCCCGGGGATGGCTACCGACGAAGGCAAGATGAAACTGCAGTCGATCGGTGTCTCCGTTCCCGACTCGAGTGGCGATTCGGACGGAGACGATGGCTCACAGTCAGCCGAACAAAGCCCGTTCTAG
- a CDS encoding GAF domain-containing sensor histidine kinase, whose protein sequence is MTDAEVRDYFQDLYRLGSDTSASLEEKIEQAITIGRDRLDVDYGVLSHTGSGDYEVIGSTIQSGQYAAGSTHDLETTWCRHVVSDDETLVISDAGDSPYSDDIARDVTGLQCYVGASIVVDGDTYGTLCFSGDEPRPSAFGAEEKQFVELLTQWIGHEIERERHYRALDAQNERLNEFAGVLAHDLRNPLTGARGYTELAAESVSGPESDYLQTALDSLDRMETLITETLTLAKEGADVGEREPVQLSSVARVAWETVSPTTATLEISNDRTVQADRSRLRQLFENLFRNVEEHCDAGVVVTVEGTQDGFAVEDTGPGLPEEIAESLFGGAYGKGRRGLGLLIVERVASGHGWNGSVESDKTRTRFEFSGVGVVTDPPRPAD, encoded by the coding sequence ATGACAGACGCGGAGGTTCGGGACTACTTTCAGGACCTCTATCGATTGGGGAGCGATACGTCCGCATCGCTTGAGGAGAAAATCGAGCAGGCGATTACGATCGGGCGGGACCGCCTTGACGTTGATTACGGTGTTCTCTCCCACACTGGCAGCGGCGACTACGAGGTGATCGGCTCGACGATACAGAGCGGCCAGTACGCCGCCGGCTCGACACACGACCTGGAGACGACGTGGTGTCGACACGTCGTCAGCGACGACGAGACGCTCGTAATTTCCGATGCGGGTGACTCGCCATACAGCGACGACATCGCACGGGACGTGACCGGTCTCCAGTGTTATGTCGGCGCGTCGATCGTGGTCGATGGCGATACCTACGGGACGCTGTGTTTCTCGGGCGACGAGCCACGGCCGTCCGCGTTCGGGGCCGAAGAAAAACAGTTCGTGGAGTTGCTCACCCAGTGGATCGGTCACGAGATCGAACGTGAGCGTCACTATCGCGCGCTTGACGCACAGAACGAGCGGCTCAACGAGTTCGCGGGCGTGCTCGCACACGACCTTCGAAACCCGCTGACTGGGGCCCGGGGATACACGGAACTGGCTGCCGAATCGGTCTCAGGTCCCGAATCGGACTATCTCCAGACGGCGCTTGACTCACTCGACCGGATGGAGACGCTGATCACCGAGACGCTCACGCTGGCCAAAGAGGGCGCGGATGTCGGGGAACGAGAGCCGGTGCAACTGTCCTCGGTCGCCCGGGTGGCGTGGGAGACAGTTTCACCGACGACAGCGACTCTCGAGATCAGCAACGATCGGACCGTCCAGGCCGACAGGTCCCGACTACGTCAGCTGTTCGAGAACCTCTTCCGCAACGTCGAGGAACACTGCGATGCGGGCGTGGTGGTGACAGTCGAGGGAACTCAGGACGGATTTGCCGTCGAAGACACGGGCCCCGGCCTCCCTGAGGAGATTGCCGAGTCGCTGTTCGGCGGTGCGTATGGAAAAGGCCGCCGCGGACTCGGCCTGTTGATCGTCGAACGGGTCGCTTCCGGACACGGCTGGAACGGCAGTGTTGAATCCGACAAGACTAGGACCCGATTTGAATTCTCCGGAGTCGGCGTTGTCACGGACCCGCCGCGCCCGGCAGATTGA
- a CDS encoding glycosyltransferase family 2 protein yields MHTLAHLVATVVFAFGVFAVSLYALINVGYLLLHALALLELRDSVRESRWDPPFRKFASPFYPGIGVVVPAYNEAETIAESVQSMLSLNYPELEVVVVNDGSTDRTLEQLIDTFDLESVDAEVPFEVPAEEIHDVYRSTTYEELLVVDKENGGKSDALNAGLWLTEMPLFCAVDADTIIDRDALLSLVRPFLNEPTTAVASGGVIRVANASTIEDGVVKETALPKTGLPGIQVMEYLRAFYSGRLGLNRVNGLILISGAFGLFRTDVVQEIGGYRHDTITEDFDIVVRLHRYLKEHDRTYTVDFVPEPVAWTEVPSKLRVLSRQRRRWFRGMVETVVTHRRMLFNPRYGRVGTVILPFFVAAETVGRLVEGLGYVLLPLAWYFGLLDIEFFLVFVLLTTGFGVFLSWFGVFSEVWSFNRYDSPWQILRLLWYGVLENFGYRQWRAFIAWRGLFEYLRGVDTWGAMERAGFTTEDD; encoded by the coding sequence ATGCACACGCTCGCACATCTCGTCGCGACGGTCGTGTTCGCCTTCGGCGTCTTTGCCGTCAGTCTCTACGCGCTGATCAACGTCGGCTATCTCCTGTTGCACGCGCTGGCGCTGCTCGAACTCCGTGATAGCGTTCGAGAGTCGCGCTGGGACCCACCGTTCCGGAAGTTCGCCAGCCCGTTTTATCCCGGGATCGGTGTCGTCGTCCCGGCGTACAACGAGGCGGAAACGATCGCCGAGAGCGTGCAGTCGATGCTCTCGTTGAACTATCCGGAACTGGAAGTCGTCGTGGTCAACGACGGCTCGACCGACCGCACGCTCGAACAGCTGATCGATACCTTTGATCTCGAATCTGTCGACGCCGAGGTCCCGTTCGAGGTCCCAGCCGAGGAGATTCACGACGTGTATCGATCGACGACCTACGAGGAGCTGCTCGTCGTTGACAAGGAAAACGGCGGCAAAAGCGACGCGCTCAACGCCGGCCTGTGGCTGACCGAGATGCCGCTGTTTTGCGCCGTCGACGCCGATACGATCATCGATCGAGACGCGCTGCTGTCACTGGTCCGGCCGTTCCTGAACGAGCCGACGACGGCCGTCGCGTCCGGTGGCGTGATCCGGGTCGCCAACGCGTCTACGATCGAGGACGGGGTCGTCAAAGAGACCGCGCTACCGAAGACCGGGTTGCCGGGGATTCAGGTGATGGAATACCTACGGGCGTTCTATTCGGGGCGGCTGGGCCTTAATCGCGTCAACGGTCTCATCCTCATCTCCGGCGCGTTCGGACTGTTCCGGACCGATGTCGTCCAAGAGATCGGTGGCTACAGACACGACACGATCACCGAGGACTTCGACATCGTCGTTCGCCTGCATCGCTATCTCAAAGAGCACGACCGGACCTACACCGTCGATTTCGTCCCGGAGCCGGTCGCGTGGACGGAGGTCCCCTCGAAGTTACGAGTACTCAGCAGGCAGCGCCGGCGGTGGTTCCGGGGGATGGTCGAGACAGTTGTCACACACAGGAGAATGCTGTTTAACCCCCGGTACGGCCGGGTCGGGACAGTAATCCTGCCGTTCTTCGTCGCAGCGGAGACGGTCGGCCGGCTCGTCGAGGGCCTCGGCTACGTTCTATTGCCGCTGGCGTGGTATTTCGGACTGTTGGACATCGAGTTCTTCCTTGTGTTCGTCCTGCTGACGACCGGATTCGGCGTCTTCCTGTCGTGGTTCGGCGTGTTCAGCGAGGTCTGGAGTTTCAACCGTTATGACAGTCCCTGGCAGATCCTTCGACTGCTGTGGTACGGCGTACTGGAGAACTTCGGCTACAGACAGTGGCGAGCGTTCATCGCCTGGCGCGGGCTGTTCGAGTATCTCCGTGGTGTCGATACGTGGGGCGCGATGGAGCGAGCCGGCTTCACGACCGAGGACGATTAG
- a CDS encoding HEAT repeat domain-containing protein — MIGLVLAVTAFGYSVPQTVVLVFVALVVGLLLAVQFYLTIGLSVYRSVKQTRRDRVESELRGELLDRLFAEDPDWEAWVSDLSSVERDVVESLLDEHLRELDGTEAETLRGLGDALEIPERAGRRLEAGDEYERLHALTWLTLLRRPGPYLESSFEPRTPRERASVVTLLEQTDRLADEETGIAILLDGIDAQFTVFGQDTLYRVARRDPAPLLRTASEAYQTWPEPLLGQVLAVCAQLETSVRDGELAWIVAVLETGTEATRAAAADALASFGWRGSLRNRAFLERAVNDPSPRVRNAVYGMLASWGDRAALEVLQQALAAETDSGALTAGMTALARRQDHFETDPGVMLGAAWDWSLEHVEYDRLARRAETQKVR, encoded by the coding sequence ATGATTGGGCTCGTCCTGGCCGTGACAGCGTTTGGGTATTCCGTTCCTCAAACCGTTGTGCTCGTGTTCGTCGCACTCGTCGTCGGTCTCCTGCTCGCGGTGCAGTTTTATCTCACGATCGGACTGTCGGTCTATCGCTCGGTGAAGCAAACGCGTCGCGACCGAGTCGAGTCGGAACTGCGTGGTGAACTTCTCGACCGGCTGTTCGCCGAGGACCCGGACTGGGAGGCGTGGGTCAGTGACCTCTCGTCCGTCGAGCGAGATGTCGTCGAGTCGCTTCTGGACGAACACCTCCGAGAACTCGACGGCACTGAAGCCGAGACGCTTCGAGGGCTGGGGGACGCACTCGAAATTCCCGAACGTGCGGGTCGGCGACTCGAAGCCGGCGACGAGTACGAGCGCTTGCACGCGCTCACGTGGCTGACGCTGCTACGTCGCCCGGGACCGTACCTCGAATCGTCGTTCGAACCCCGGACGCCACGCGAGCGCGCGTCGGTGGTGACGCTGTTGGAGCAGACTGACCGACTCGCGGACGAGGAGACTGGCATCGCGATCCTGCTCGACGGCATCGACGCGCAGTTCACCGTGTTCGGCCAGGACACGCTCTATCGCGTCGCACGCCGAGATCCCGCTCCCCTGCTTCGAACAGCGAGTGAGGCCTACCAGACGTGGCCCGAACCGCTGTTGGGGCAGGTGCTCGCGGTCTGTGCCCAACTGGAAACGAGCGTTCGAGACGGCGAACTGGCGTGGATCGTCGCCGTGCTTGAGACCGGCACAGAGGCCACGCGGGCCGCCGCTGCCGACGCGCTCGCCAGTTTCGGATGGCGAGGGTCGCTCCGCAATCGGGCGTTTCTCGAACGCGCGGTGAACGATCCCTCGCCGCGCGTTCGAAACGCAGTCTACGGGATGCTCGCGTCGTGGGGCGACCGAGCGGCACTCGAGGTGCTCCAGCAGGCGCTGGCCGCGGAGACTGACTCCGGTGCGCTCACGGCCGGCATGACGGCACTGGCGAGACGACAGGACCACTTCGAGACCGACCCCGGGGTGATGCTCGGGGCGGCGTGGGACTGGAGCCTCGAACACGTCGAGTACGACCGTCTCGCACGGCGTGCGGAGACTCAGAAGGTGCGCTAG
- a CDS encoding response regulator transcription factor: protein MTSVLVVDDDETIRQLVTHRLEASGYEVRACEDGREAADLLDGEYEPDLVVLDVMMPRLNGTRLARMVRNGELAVRSDLPIVMLTSRGREEHVLEGFEAGVDDYISKPFRSSELLARIKRHIGA from the coding sequence ATGACGTCAGTACTCGTCGTCGACGACGACGAAACGATCAGACAGCTGGTCACCCACCGGCTCGAAGCCTCCGGTTACGAGGTTCGGGCCTGTGAGGACGGCCGCGAGGCCGCGGACCTGCTCGACGGTGAGTACGAACCCGATCTAGTCGTGTTGGACGTAATGATGCCGCGCCTCAACGGCACTCGACTCGCACGGATGGTCCGGAATGGAGAGTTGGCGGTCCGGTCGGACCTGCCGATCGTCATGCTCACCTCACGCGGGCGCGAGGAGCACGTCCTCGAAGGGTTCGAGGCCGGCGTCGACGACTACATATCGAAACCGTTTCGCAGCTCCGAGTTACTGGCCCGGATCAAACGTCACATCGGTGCGTGA
- a CDS encoding PAS domain-containing protein codes for MSDSSDVDSPHERFQIGGESGENVYETIFCEIEDAVFLIDVEQTDGDYTFTFQRNNASHQEQTGISEDEMRGQTPTELLGEEQGAEVSARYRRCVEQGETIEYEETLDLPGGTRHWQTKLTPIIEDGDVSGIVGVARDVTERKEQQRELRQTHRRFETVLDTMSAAVFLKDTDSQYILMNQACRELLDVEDQDIIGLTDEELFPADTAERARSDDRHVIETGEMTEVEEVIQGAEEDSVRLTRKSPVYDENGEVTAVCGVSTDITDQKQREQELEATKQRLSLALTGTDTGVWEWDLDTDEVVWTESMERLFGVESGTFDGTYEAFTEYVHPNDIPAVEKAIEQTVSTGEPLQVEYRIQSGADEKLWGEARAELVEDDDGSRRIVGIVTDITDRKRDEQALQAARRNLRKVIDLVPDLIFAKNREGEYLLANEATAKAYGLTPADVESKREVEILPGANDSDEFREDDIDVIESGEPKEIPEETLTTADGEVRVFQTTKIPYQVPGSGDDAMLGYARDITDLKAYEQTLEEQRDTLELLNKVMRHDIRNKLTVMVSYTELLQESLTDETDREYARRVLNAGQEVVEISEMAEDVTDVLLRADVDRSPVELRPVLERQIEQIRSDHERATVAVEGTIPDVAVLADDMLEVVFRNILTNAIFHNDKDIPEITVSGHLSEGTVRIRIADNGPGIADDHKEQIFAEGEQGLDSTGTGLGLYLVKTLVDQYDGAVRVEDNEPEGSVFVVVLPTVE; via the coding sequence ATGTCAGACAGTTCTGATGTGGACTCCCCTCATGAACGCTTTCAAATCGGCGGTGAGAGCGGGGAAAACGTCTACGAGACGATCTTTTGCGAAATCGAGGACGCGGTCTTTCTGATCGATGTCGAACAAACTGACGGCGACTATACGTTTACGTTCCAACGGAACAACGCGTCCCACCAGGAACAGACCGGCATTTCCGAAGACGAAATGCGCGGACAGACGCCGACTGAACTGCTCGGTGAGGAACAGGGCGCAGAGGTTTCGGCGCGCTATCGCCGGTGTGTCGAACAGGGAGAAACAATCGAGTACGAAGAGACGCTGGATCTTCCCGGCGGGACAAGACACTGGCAGACGAAGCTCACTCCGATCATCGAAGACGGAGACGTGAGCGGGATCGTCGGGGTCGCCCGTGACGTGACGGAACGAAAGGAACAACAGCGGGAACTTCGGCAAACGCATCGGCGGTTCGAGACGGTACTTGATACGATGTCTGCGGCAGTGTTCTTGAAGGACACCGACAGCCAGTATATCCTGATGAACCAGGCGTGTCGCGAACTGCTCGATGTGGAAGATCAGGACATTATCGGCCTGACTGACGAGGAACTCTTCCCCGCGGACACCGCTGAAAGGGCTCGATCAGACGACCGACACGTCATCGAGACTGGTGAGATGACCGAGGTAGAAGAGGTAATCCAGGGAGCCGAGGAAGACTCCGTCCGACTCACGCGGAAATCGCCAGTCTATGATGAGAACGGCGAGGTAACGGCTGTCTGTGGTGTTTCGACCGATATCACAGACCAGAAGCAACGAGAACAGGAACTCGAAGCGACGAAACAGCGTCTGTCACTTGCTCTCACCGGAACGGATACCGGCGTCTGGGAATGGGACCTCGATACTGACGAAGTTGTCTGGACTGAGTCGATGGAGCGCCTGTTTGGAGTCGAGTCCGGCACGTTCGACGGAACCTACGAGGCGTTCACCGAGTACGTTCATCCGAACGACATCCCGGCAGTCGAAAAAGCGATCGAACAGACAGTTTCGACGGGGGAACCGCTCCAAGTTGAGTACCGAATCCAGAGTGGAGCCGACGAAAAACTGTGGGGAGAGGCACGCGCCGAACTCGTCGAAGACGACGACGGCTCCCGACGTATCGTCGGAATCGTGACCGATATCACCGACCGGAAAAGGGACGAACAGGCGCTCCAGGCGGCACGCCGGAACCTCCGGAAAGTCATCGACCTGGTGCCGGACCTGATCTTCGCGAAGAATCGCGAGGGAGAGTATCTGTTGGCCAACGAAGCGACGGCCAAGGCCTACGGGCTGACTCCGGCGGACGTTGAGAGCAAGCGCGAGGTCGAGATTCTGCCCGGGGCAAACGATTCCGACGAGTTCCGAGAGGACGACATCGACGTGATTGAGTCGGGAGAACCAAAAGAGATACCCGAGGAGACGCTGACGACTGCCGACGGCGAAGTACGCGTCTTTCAGACGACGAAGATCCCGTATCAGGTCCCGGGGAGTGGCGACGACGCAATGCTGGGCTACGCGCGTGACATAACCGACCTCAAGGCGTACGAACAGACACTGGAGGAACAGCGAGACACGCTCGAACTCCTCAACAAGGTGATGCGACACGACATCCGGAACAAGTTGACAGTGATGGTGTCTTACACCGAGTTACTCCAGGAGTCGCTTACAGACGAGACAGATCGAGAGTACGCCCGCCGGGTGCTCAACGCGGGTCAGGAGGTAGTGGAAATCTCGGAGATGGCCGAGGACGTCACGGACGTGTTGCTCCGGGCCGACGTGGACCGGTCTCCGGTGGAGTTGCGGCCCGTACTCGAAAGACAGATCGAGCAGATCCGGTCGGATCACGAGCGTGCGACGGTCGCCGTCGAGGGGACGATTCCTGACGTGGCAGTACTGGCAGACGATATGCTGGAAGTGGTGTTTCGGAACATCCTGACGAACGCGATCTTCCACAACGACAAAGACATCCCCGAGATCACGGTATCTGGACACCTCAGCGAGGGCACGGTTCGAATACGCATCGCGGACAACGGTCCGGGAATCGCCGACGATCACAAGGAACAGATCTTCGCCGAGGGCGAGCAGGGCCTCGACAGCACGGGGACGGGGCTCGGACTCTATCTCGTCAAGACCCTCGTAGACCAGTATGACGGTGCGGTTCGGGTCGAGGACAACGAACCGGAGGGTAGCGTGTTCGTCGTGGTACTGCCGACAGTCGAGTGA